One Heyndrickxia oleronia genomic window, TATTCTTCACGCTTTTTTTCCGATAGCTGCTTTGAATCATTAATACCAAGTAATTTAAAGCCTTTAGGTAGAATAACTGCAGCTGCCACTACAGGTCCTGCTAGTGGACCTCTACCGACTTCATCAATCCCAACTATGTACTCAAAACCCTGCCCCGCAAGTTTATTTTCATATTTCATCATTTCGTTAAATTTTTCATGTTGAACCTTAATATTTTCTTGCTCTTTATACCAATTTTGTAGGAGCTTTTGTACCCCTTTCCGTTCATCTAGTTCAAGTTGTTGAATAAACGGATCATCTAGGGTTACAACTGTTTTTAGTGCTTCTTTTATATCTTTAATTGTGTTTGATTTCATCTGTATCCTCACTACTACTTTGAATGCAAATAGATCGTCAAATAGGGAAATTACATATTCAATCCTCTTCAGCTTGATCTTCTGGTAAATCAAATGATATGCTACCTAATTTTTCAGAGCGAATATCCCTAATGATGGTTTCAGCTGTTTTATCATAGTCTACTTCACCTTTTGACATTAAACATCCCCTTAATGTCCCTATATGGTTAAACAGAGGCAAAATATCGTTAGGGATCTCCGATAGCTCATATCTTTCCGTTAATCGATTCGGATAATGGTTTTCAAGAAAACGTAAAGCATATACAGCAATATCTTGTAAATTTAATATCGTATCTTTAATTGCACCTGTCAATGCTAATTTATAACCAACCTCTTGATCCTCAAATTTTGGCCAGAGAATCCCAGGGGTATCAAGAAGCTCTAGTTCCTTTCCCACCTTAATCCATTGCTGTGATTTAGTAATTCCAGGCATATTACCAGTTTTCGCAATATTCTTTTTCGCAAGACGATTAATCAAGGTAGACTTACCGACATTAGGAATGCCAATAATCATTGCTCTGATTGCTCTCGGCTTCATTCCTTTTGCTCTCATACGGTCAAATTTCGGCTTAAGTATTTCCTGTGCAGCATTAACAATCTGGTGCAAGCCACTGCCAGCTTGTGAGTTTATCGCTAATGCCTTTTTATCGTTTTGTTCATAGTATTTTAACCAACTATTTGTGATCTCTCTATCTGCCATATCTGCTTTATTTAATAATATTAAGCGTGGCTTCTGTTGAATGATTTCTTCTAGCATTGGATTGGCTGATGAAACAGGAATCCTTGCATCAACCAATTCAAAAATAATATCTACTAATTTAAGTTTTTCTGTTACTTCCCTTCGAGCTTTCGCCATATGCCCTGGAAACCATTGTATCGTCATCCTATGCGCTCAACTCCAACTATTATTTATGTCATATTTTTATGTAATTACTTTACAATCCTAATATCAGAAATTGGCCACCATATTAATTTCGTATCACCAATTACTTTTTTTATTGGGATTGTTCCAATACTTCGACTATCCTTACTACCTCGACGATTATCCCCCATTACAAAAATTTCACCTTCTGGGACAGTATCTCTGCCAATATAGTCCCTCAACGTAAAATCTTCTGTTAATGTACCAACCGCGATTTCTTTCTTTGCCTCATCTAGATAAGGTTCTTTATAGGCTTTACCATTTATGTAAAGAATATCATCTTTATATTCAATTCTGTCCCCAGGTAAACCAATCACTCGTTTAATATAATCCTTCTTTTCTGGTGCATGGAAAACGATGATATCAAAACGATCGGGCTTTCCAAATCGATTAACAATCATGCGATCTCCATTATGTAGTGTAGGCATCATCGATGACCCATCAACAACAATTGGTGCAAATAAAAAATAACGAATAATAACTGCAAGAAGAACCGCAATTAGTAAAGCTTTTGTCCATTCCCATAATTCGTTTTTTTGTTTTGACATTATCCCGCCACCTTTGTTAAATTGCCAAGTATTATTATAAATATATCAGCTTCATCCAAAAAAGTGAAAGATTAAATTAAGATCATGATTTTATTTATCATTAATATTTCTTTAGAAAAATATATCAATAAAAGTCGAAAAGGAGCTTGATAACCAAGCTCCTTTTGTCTTTGAATCGTAGCTATCTTAATATTCTTTAAGAAATAGAATAGCTTCTTTTCATTATTAACGAATTTCTTTAATACGAGCGGCTTTACCACGTAAATTACGTAGGTAGTAAAGTTTCGCACGGCGAACTTTACCGCGACGCACTACTTCAAACTTCGCAATCTTAGGAGTGTGAACAGGGAAAGTACGTTCTACACCAACACCATAAGAAATTTTACGAACTGTGAAAGTTTCGCTGATTCCACCACCACGGCGTTTAATTACAACACCTTCGAATAACTGGATACGTTCGCGAGTTCCCTCGATAACTTTAACGTGAACACGTACAGTATCACCAGGACGGAACGCTGGAATATCAGAGCGAAGTTGATCTTTTGTGATTTCTTCAATAATTTTGTGCATCGAATTCAACTCCTTCCAACAGATGCTCATACAAATCCTTTATTGCAGCGGAACATCGTTTTCATATGATTTATGCGTTCATAAATCACAAGAAATATCTTACCATATCACTAGTTGTATTGCAATAACAACTTTTATTTGTTTTCTTTATGTTCTTTTTTCCAATCGTTGATCCATTGTTTATGTTTGTCAGTTAGAGGGTAATTTTCAAGAAGATCTGGTCTTCTTTGCAGTGTTCTTAATATCGA contains:
- the lepB gene encoding signal peptidase I yields the protein MSKQKNELWEWTKALLIAVLLAVIIRYFLFAPIVVDGSSMMPTLHNGDRMIVNRFGKPDRFDIIVFHAPEKKDYIKRVIGLPGDRIEYKDDILYINGKAYKEPYLDEAKKEIAVGTLTEDFTLRDYIGRDTVPEGEIFVMGDNRRGSKDSRSIGTIPIKKVIGDTKLIWWPISDIRIVK
- the ylqF gene encoding ribosome biogenesis GTPase YlqF — encoded protein: MTIQWFPGHMAKARREVTEKLKLVDIIFELVDARIPVSSANPMLEEIIQQKPRLILLNKADMADREITNSWLKYYEQNDKKALAINSQAGSGLHQIVNAAQEILKPKFDRMRAKGMKPRAIRAMIIGIPNVGKSTLINRLAKKNIAKTGNMPGITKSQQWIKVGKELELLDTPGILWPKFEDQEVGYKLALTGAIKDTILNLQDIAVYALRFLENHYPNRLTERYELSEIPNDILPLFNHIGTLRGCLMSKGEVDYDKTAETIIRDIRSEKLGSISFDLPEDQAEED
- the rplS gene encoding 50S ribosomal protein L19: MHKIIEEITKDQLRSDIPAFRPGDTVRVHVKVIEGTRERIQLFEGVVIKRRGGGISETFTVRKISYGVGVERTFPVHTPKIAKFEVVRRGKVRRAKLYYLRNLRGKAARIKEIR